A region of Butyricicoccus intestinisimiae DNA encodes the following proteins:
- a CDS encoding dihydroorotase: MLLIQNGTVLDPYTETCKKLDILIDDAGIIHRIAPTIPANYIEDVYDASGCMISPGLVDVHVHFRDPGQTEKEDIYTGAAAAEAGGYTTVVCMANTKPTCDNLETLQYVQDKARHVMIHVLQDCAVTKGLGGKELVDFEALHEAGAPGFTDDGVNLTSGKLCLEAMRRAKALGVPLSFHEEDPAYVLSPGVNYGSKAAKKFDVLGAMPSSEEEMIARDIELALMTGARVAFQHISSAKSVALIRAGKARGADVHAEATPHHLALTQDDVLTYGVNARMNPPLRTEQDRQALIAGLADGTIDMIATDHAPHTAEQKNKPFAQSMSGITGLETAFSVLNTALVCAGKLTPMQLMRCMSQNPAQFYNLTGKSIEEGNRAELMIADWNADITYTSYRSKSSNTPFTGKPLKGEIKGIVCGTYTSLKQK, translated from the coding sequence ATGCTACTCATTCAAAACGGCACCGTTCTCGATCCATATACTGAGACTTGCAAAAAACTGGATATTCTCATTGACGATGCCGGCATCATTCACCGCATCGCACCCACCATTCCTGCGAACTATATCGAAGATGTCTATGATGCATCCGGCTGCATGATTTCTCCGGGTCTTGTCGACGTACACGTACATTTCCGCGACCCGGGACAGACGGAAAAGGAAGATATTTACACCGGCGCCGCAGCAGCAGAGGCGGGCGGATACACCACGGTTGTATGCATGGCAAATACCAAGCCGACCTGCGACAATCTGGAAACGCTGCAATACGTGCAGGATAAAGCGCGCCATGTCATGATTCACGTGCTGCAGGACTGTGCCGTCACCAAGGGATTGGGCGGCAAGGAGCTGGTTGATTTTGAAGCACTGCATGAGGCAGGCGCTCCGGGATTTACCGATGACGGCGTCAATTTGACCAGCGGCAAGCTGTGTTTAGAGGCCATGCGCCGCGCCAAGGCACTGGGCGTTCCGCTGTCGTTCCACGAGGAAGATCCGGCGTATGTCCTGTCTCCCGGCGTCAACTACGGCAGCAAAGCCGCAAAGAAATTTGATGTACTCGGCGCAATGCCGTCCTCTGAGGAAGAAATGATTGCCCGCGACATCGAGCTCGCCCTGATGACGGGCGCGCGCGTTGCGTTCCAGCACATCAGCTCCGCCAAATCCGTTGCGCTGATTCGCGCCGGCAAGGCGCGCGGTGCGGACGTGCACGCCGAGGCAACCCCGCACCATCTGGCACTGACACAGGATGACGTGCTGACCTACGGCGTCAACGCCCGCATGAATCCGCCGCTGCGCACGGAGCAGGACCGTCAGGCACTCATTGCAGGTCTGGCAGACGGCACCATTGACATGATTGCCACCGACCATGCACCGCACACCGCGGAGCAGAAAAACAAACCGTTTGCACAGTCCATGTCCGGCATTACAGGTCTGGAAACCGCCTTTTCCGTGCTGAACACCGCGCTGGTTTGCGCCGGCAAGCTGACGCCGATGCAGCTCATGCGCTGCATGAGCCAAAATCCGGCGCAGTTCTACAACCTGACCGGCAAATCCATCGAAGAAGGCAACCGTGCCGAGCTCATGATTGCGGACTGGAACGCCGATATCACGTATACGTCGTATCGCTCCAAGTCCAGCAACACACCGTTTACCGGCAAGCCGCTCAAGGGCGAAATCAAGGGCATCGTGTGCGGCACGTACACCTCGCTCAAGCAGAAATAA
- the rlmH gene encoding 23S rRNA (pseudouridine(1915)-N(3))-methyltransferase RlmH, which produces MLHVRLICVGKLKEKFYREACAEYEKRLKGYCKLEIIELTEQRLPDSPSQAQIDAALAKEAEAIRAKIPAGSAVVAMCIEGGTLSSEQFADKLSKWMGSGVSHISVLIGGSCGLDESLKKSAQLRLSMSPMTFPHHLARVMVLEQLYRALNIASGGKYHK; this is translated from the coding sequence ATGCTGCATGTTCGGTTGATTTGTGTCGGCAAGCTCAAGGAAAAATTTTATCGGGAGGCATGTGCCGAGTATGAAAAGCGGCTGAAAGGCTACTGTAAGCTGGAAATCATAGAGCTGACCGAGCAGCGGCTGCCGGACAGCCCGTCACAGGCGCAGATTGACGCGGCACTTGCCAAAGAGGCGGAGGCGATCCGCGCGAAAATTCCGGCAGGCAGTGCCGTGGTTGCCATGTGCATTGAGGGCGGTACGCTGTCCAGTGAACAGTTTGCGGATAAGCTGAGCAAATGGATGGGAAGCGGCGTGTCGCACATCAGTGTGCTGATAGGCGGTTCGTGCGGACTGGATGAAAGCCTCAAAAAATCCGCGCAGCTGCGGCTGTCCATGTCACCGATGACGTTTCCGCATCATTTGGCGCGCGTGATGGTGCTGGAACAGCTGTATCGGGCGCTCAATATCGCATCTGGCGGAAAATATCATAAGTAA
- a CDS encoding MBL fold metallo-hydrolase, translating to MSFYYSVASGSSGNCAVWQSGETSVLIDLGVSVRALNQALHRIDMEIPNLSAVLLTHEHTDHIKGLATFVKKYELPVYATFGTGAAILQKLPQAKKNFRLFAGGETFFVDGLRVQSMPISHDAAEPVAYRIDGGGHQLGYVTDTGFLSDEVQQTICGCDTVVLESNHDVDMLRHGPYPFYLQQRIRGKLGHLSNEACADGALKAVKNGAKRLVLAHLSDKNNNPLAALRCTQRALRGADCEVYVAPRGAMEQPIPLTEEGAPCCMFG from the coding sequence ATGAGTTTTTATTATTCCGTGGCTTCCGGCTCGTCGGGAAATTGCGCCGTGTGGCAGTCGGGAGAGACTTCTGTGCTGATTGATTTGGGCGTGTCGGTGCGCGCGCTCAATCAGGCGCTGCACCGCATTGATATGGAGATTCCGAATCTGTCTGCGGTGCTGCTCACACACGAGCACACAGACCACATCAAAGGCTTGGCGACCTTTGTAAAAAAATATGAGCTGCCGGTGTATGCGACATTTGGCACCGGAGCGGCAATTTTGCAAAAGCTGCCGCAGGCAAAAAAGAATTTCCGTCTCTTTGCGGGCGGAGAGACGTTTTTCGTGGACGGTCTGCGTGTGCAGTCGATGCCGATTTCTCACGATGCTGCAGAGCCGGTTGCCTATCGCATTGACGGCGGCGGGCATCAGCTCGGCTATGTGACGGATACCGGCTTTTTGTCAGACGAGGTACAGCAGACCATCTGCGGCTGTGATACCGTTGTGCTGGAATCCAATCATGATGTGGATATGCTCAGACATGGTCCGTACCCGTTTTACCTGCAGCAGCGCATTCGCGGCAAGCTCGGCCATCTTTCCAACGAAGCGTGTGCGGATGGCGCACTGAAGGCCGTCAAAAACGGCGCAAAACGGCTCGTGCTCGCACATTTGAGTGATAAGAATAACAATCCGCTGGCTGCTCTGCGCTGCACGCAGCGGGCGCTGCGCGGCGCGGACTGCGAGGTATATGTTGCGCCGCGCGGCGCGATGGAGCAGCCGATACCACTGACAGAGGAGGGTGCGCCATGCTGCATGTTCGGTTGA